A region of Streptomyces sp. WMMC500 DNA encodes the following proteins:
- the purL gene encoding phosphoribosylformylglycinamidine synthase subunit PurL — protein MTRTPLDTVKHASGTPDAEQPWAELGLKRNEYEQIREILGRRPTGAELAMYSVMWSEHCSYKSSKVHLKQFGDKAPPSDALLVGIGEQAGVVDVGQGYAVTFKVESHNHPSYVEPYQGAATGIGGIVRDIIAMGARPVAVMDPLRFGAADHPDTRRVLPGVVAGIGGYGNCLGLPNIGGEVVFDPCYQGNPLVNALCVGVMRHEDIHLAKAAGVGNKVVLYGARTGGDGIGGASILASETFDDAKPSKRPSVQVGDPFQEKLLIECTLEAFGEDLVVGIQDLGAAGLSCATSELASNGTGGMRVELDVVPLRDATLSPEEILMSESQERMCAVVEPAKVDRFLAVCEKWDVTATVIGEVTDGDRLEIYWHGEQIVDVPPRTVAHDGPVYERPMARPGWLDDLRADDAAKLPRPADGAGLREQVLRLVGSPNQADKSWITSQYDRFVLGNTVLAQPEDSGMIRIDEETGLGVALATDGNGRYAKLDPYAGAQLALAESYRNVAATGARPLAVTDCLNFPSPEDPAGMWQFAEACRGLADACRTLGTPVTGGNVSLYNQTGDQPIHPTPVVGVLGVIDDVARRTPMAFAKEGQLLYLLGETKEELGGSAWSQVVHDHLGGLPPAVDLERERLLAEILIAASRDGMIDAAHDLSDGGLVQAVVESCLKGGHGARLVVPEHLDPAVFLFSESQGRAVVAVPRSEEMRFTDMCGARGLPATRIGVVDGDTVELQGLFRLPLTELRETYERTIPELFA, from the coding sequence ATGACGCGCACCCCCCTGGATACCGTCAAGCACGCCTCCGGTACCCCCGACGCCGAGCAGCCCTGGGCCGAACTCGGCCTGAAGCGGAACGAGTACGAGCAGATCCGGGAGATCCTCGGCCGCCGCCCGACCGGCGCCGAGCTGGCCATGTACTCCGTCATGTGGTCCGAGCACTGCTCGTACAAGTCGAGCAAGGTGCACCTGAAGCAGTTCGGCGACAAGGCCCCGCCCTCCGACGCCCTCCTCGTCGGCATCGGCGAGCAGGCGGGCGTCGTGGACGTCGGCCAGGGCTACGCGGTCACGTTCAAGGTCGAGTCGCACAACCACCCCTCGTACGTCGAGCCCTACCAGGGCGCCGCCACCGGCATCGGCGGCATCGTCCGCGACATCATCGCCATGGGCGCCCGCCCCGTCGCCGTGATGGACCCGCTGCGCTTCGGCGCCGCCGACCACCCCGACACCAGGCGCGTGCTGCCCGGCGTCGTCGCCGGCATCGGCGGCTACGGCAACTGCCTCGGCCTGCCCAACATCGGCGGCGAGGTCGTCTTCGACCCCTGCTACCAGGGCAACCCGCTCGTCAACGCCCTCTGCGTCGGCGTCATGCGGCACGAGGACATCCACCTCGCCAAGGCCGCGGGCGTCGGCAACAAGGTCGTCCTGTACGGGGCCCGCACCGGCGGCGACGGCATCGGCGGCGCCTCGATCCTCGCCTCCGAGACCTTCGACGACGCAAAGCCCAGCAAGCGGCCCAGCGTCCAGGTCGGCGACCCGTTCCAGGAGAAGCTGCTCATCGAGTGCACCCTGGAGGCGTTCGGCGAGGACCTCGTCGTCGGCATCCAGGACCTCGGCGCGGCCGGGCTGTCCTGCGCGACGTCCGAGCTGGCCTCCAACGGGACCGGCGGCATGCGCGTCGAACTCGACGTCGTACCGCTGCGCGACGCGACGCTCTCGCCCGAGGAGATCCTCATGAGCGAGTCGCAGGAGCGCATGTGCGCGGTGGTCGAGCCCGCGAAGGTGGACCGCTTTCTGGCCGTCTGCGAGAAGTGGGACGTCACCGCCACCGTCATCGGCGAGGTCACCGACGGCGACCGGCTGGAGATCTACTGGCACGGCGAGCAGATCGTCGACGTACCGCCGCGCACCGTCGCGCACGACGGCCCCGTCTACGAGCGGCCGATGGCCCGCCCCGGCTGGCTCGACGACCTCCGGGCCGACGACGCCGCGAAGCTGCCGCGGCCCGCGGACGGCGCCGGCCTGCGGGAGCAGGTGCTGCGGCTCGTCGGCTCGCCGAACCAGGCGGACAAGTCGTGGATCACCTCGCAGTACGACCGCTTCGTCCTCGGCAACACCGTCCTGGCGCAGCCCGAGGACTCCGGCATGATCCGCATCGACGAGGAGACCGGCCTCGGCGTCGCGCTGGCCACCGACGGCAACGGCCGCTACGCCAAGCTCGACCCGTACGCGGGCGCGCAACTGGCGCTGGCGGAGTCGTACCGCAACGTCGCCGCCACCGGCGCCCGCCCGCTCGCGGTCACCGACTGCCTCAACTTCCCGTCCCCGGAGGACCCGGCGGGCATGTGGCAGTTCGCCGAGGCGTGCCGCGGCCTGGCCGACGCCTGCCGCACCCTGGGCACCCCGGTCACCGGCGGCAACGTCTCCCTCTACAACCAGACCGGCGACCAGCCGATCCACCCCACGCCGGTCGTCGGCGTCCTCGGCGTGATCGACGACGTGGCGCGGCGCACGCCGATGGCGTTCGCGAAGGAGGGCCAACTGCTCTACCTCCTCGGCGAGACGAAGGAGGAGCTGGGCGGCTCGGCCTGGTCGCAGGTGGTCCACGACCACCTGGGCGGGCTGCCGCCGGCCGTCGACCTGGAGCGGGAGCGGCTGCTCGCCGAGATCCTGATCGCCGCGTCGCGCGACGGCATGATCGACGCGGCGCACGACCTGTCGGACGGCGGGCTGGTCCAGGCGGTGGTCGAGTCCTGCCTGAAGGGCGGTCACGGCGCCCGGCTGGTGGTCCCGGAACACCTGGATCCCGCGGTGTTCCTCTTCTCGGAGTCGCAGGGCCGCGCGGTGGTGGCGGTGCCGCGCAGCGAGGAGATGCGGTTCACGGACATGTGCGGTGCACGGGGGCTGCCGGCGACGCGGATCGGCGTGGTCGACGGGGACACCGTCGAGCTCCAGGGCCTTTTCAGGCTTCCGCTGACGGAACTCCGCGAGACGTACGAGCGGACGATCCCGGAGCTGTTCGCCTAG
- the purS gene encoding phosphoribosylformylglycinamidine synthase subunit PurS produces MARVVVDVMLKPEILDPQGQAVQRALPRLGFAGIADVRQGKRFELEVEGPVDDAALAQINTMAETFLANTVIEDFTVRVEEVAHRGDAK; encoded by the coding sequence GTGGCCCGCGTCGTAGTCGACGTCATGCTCAAGCCGGAGATCCTCGACCCGCAGGGACAGGCGGTGCAGCGTGCGCTGCCGCGCCTCGGCTTCGCCGGGATCGCCGACGTCCGCCAGGGCAAGCGCTTCGAGCTCGAAGTGGAGGGCCCGGTCGACGACGCCGCCCTCGCGCAGATCAACACGATGGCCGAGACGTTCCTTGCGAACACCGTGATCGAGGACTTCACCGTACGTGTCGAGGAAGTCGCGCACCGGGGAGACGCGAAGTGA
- the purQ gene encoding phosphoribosylformylglycinamidine synthase subunit PurQ, whose translation MTARIGVVTFPGSLDDRDALRAVRLGGAEPVSLWHRDKNLRQVDAVVLPGGFSYGDYLRAGAISRFAPVMDTVIEQARSGLPVLGICNGFQVLTETHLLPGAMLRNNHLHFICRDQKLRVENAGTAWTADYTAGQDIHIPLKNIDGRYTADERTLDELEATGRVVFRYLDGNPNGSLRDIAGIANEAGNVVGLMPHPEHAVEALVGTGRTDGLGFFTSILKRLISV comes from the coding sequence GTGACCGCTCGTATCGGCGTCGTCACCTTTCCGGGATCTCTCGACGACCGGGACGCGCTCCGGGCGGTTCGGCTGGGGGGCGCCGAGCCGGTCTCGCTCTGGCACCGGGACAAGAACCTGCGGCAGGTCGACGCGGTCGTGCTCCCCGGGGGTTTCAGTTACGGCGACTATCTGCGGGCGGGCGCCATTTCGCGCTTTGCGCCCGTGATGGATACGGTCATCGAGCAGGCCAGGTCCGGTTTGCCGGTGCTCGGCATCTGCAACGGGTTCCAGGTGCTCACGGAAACTCATCTGCTGCCCGGCGCGATGTTGCGTAACAACCACCTCCACTTCATCTGCCGTGACCAGAAGCTGCGGGTCGAGAACGCCGGCACCGCCTGGACCGCCGACTACACCGCGGGCCAGGACATCCACATCCCGCTCAAGAACATCGACGGCCGCTACACCGCCGACGAGCGCACGCTCGACGAGCTGGAGGCCACCGGCCGCGTCGTCTTCCGCTACCTGGACGGCAACCCCAACGGCTCGCTGCGCGACATCGCCGGCATCGCCAACGAGGCGGGCAACGTCGTCGGCCTCATGCCCCACCCCGAGCACGCCGTCGAAGCCCTCGTCGGCACCGGCCGCACCGACGGCCTGGGCTTCTTCACCTCGATCCTCAAGAGGCTGATCTCCGTATGA